A portion of the Ptiloglossa arizonensis isolate GNS036 chromosome 11, iyPtiAriz1_principal, whole genome shotgun sequence genome contains these proteins:
- the Bmm gene encoding brummer isoform X2 codes for MNLSFAGCGFLGIYHVGVAVCFKKYAPHLLLDKISGASAGAIAACCLLCDLPLGEITSNVLRVAREARQRTLGPFSPSFNVQEILLESLQKFLPNDAHIRVSGKLHISLTRVYDGKNVIVSQFSSREDLLQALLASTFIPLFSGLLPPRFHGIRYMDGGFSDNLPTLDENTITVSPFCGESDICPRDISSQLFHVNVANTSIELSRQNIYRFARILFPPNPEILSSMCKQGFDDALRFLHRNNLLNCTRCLAVQSTFVVSETLDDNIEYDPECLECKMHRQEALVSKLPETVMTIFQDAIDSANKGLINWLFKHRSVKLLSLLSLPYTLPADVVYATFTKFILNVPKLRRNLLELRTFFLNQLNILFPKINIYYQRVPQTIKCQLAITEYGANIYNMETVDETDHLYKNQKNLNLTLQYNEVQPWTDHSNKSKCVINMSDLSTVDDTFENILQVTSDQEAVMAYYYMDDNNKVQVTEIFDVTDSESHPMLSIEEVENNRKLQFDEWDESTWLSQQTLNDVITESLYTDENQLSMEDISDISLEDAILGGSNISSDPESEWPESKDLQIVQVYSPPDSRPEVDQPSL; via the exons ATGAATTTATCATTTGCTGGTTGTGGGTTCCTTGGTATTTACCACGTTGGTGTGGCAGTGTGCTTCAAGAAATACGCTCCACACTTACTCTTGGATAAGATTAGTGGTGCATCGGCTGGTGCTATCGCTGCCTGTTGCCTTCTTTGTGACTTACCCCTCG GAGAGATTACAAGTAATGTATTACGTGTTGCACGCGAAGCAAGACAGCGTACTCTTGGCCCATTTAGCCCATCTTTTAATGTACAAGAAATATTATTAGAAAGTTTGCAGAAG TTTCTTCCTAATGACGCTCACATTCGAGTGAGTGGTAAACTCCACATTTCCTTGACAAGAGTATATGATGGAAAAAATGTAATCGTTTCACAGTTCTCTTCTAGGGAAGACTTGTTACAG GCACTATTAGCAAGTACATTTATTCCACTCTTTTCTGGATTGTTACCACCACGATTTCACGGTATTAGATATATGGATGGTGGTTTTAGTGACAATCTTCCTACGCTTGATGAAAATACAATTACTGTTAGTCCCTTTTGTGGTGAAAGTGATATTTGTCCTAGGGATATTTCTTCTCAACTTTTTCAT gTCAATGTTGCAAATACTAGTATAGAACTTTCAAGACAGAACATATATAGGTTTGCAAGAATATTATTTCCACCTAATCCAGag ATTCTTTCAAGTATGTGCAAACAAGGATTTGATGATGCATTAAGATTTCTTCATCGTAATAATTTACTTAATTGTACTCGATGCCTCGCAGTGCAATCTACATTTGTTGTCTCAGAAACTCTTGATGATAACATAGAATATGACCCTGAATGTTTAGAATGTAAAATGCATAGACAG GAAGCATTGGTATCTAAGTTACCTGAGACAGTGATGACCATATTTCAAGATGCAATCGATTCTGCTAATAAAGGTCTTATTAATTGGTTATTTAAACATCGAAGTGTAAAACTACTTTCGCTTCTTAGTTTACCATACACATTGCCAGCAGATGTAGTGTATGCAACTTTTACAAA GTTTATTTTAAATGTCCCtaaattacgaagaaatttgTTAGAGTTAAGAACATTTTTCTTGAATCAATTAAACATATTATTTCCcaaaatcaatatttattatcaacgagTACCACAAACTATTAAATGTCAATTAGCTATTACAGAATATGGAGCAA ATATTTATAATATGGAAACAGTAGATGAGACTGAccatttatataaaaatcaaaaaaatttaaatttaactttACAATACAATGAAGT ACAACCATGGACAGATCACAGCAATAAATCAAAATGTGTTATAAATATGTCTGATCTTTCAACTGTTGATgatacttttgaaaatattcttcaa GTAACTTCAGATCAAGAAGCTGTAATGGCATATTATTATATGGACGATAATAACAAAGTACaagtaacagaaatatttgatGTTACGGACTCAGAATCGCACCCAATGTTATCTATAGAAGAGGTTGAGAATaatagaaaattacaatttgatGAATGGGACGAATCCACATGGTTATCTCAGCAGACACTTAATGATG TTATTACTGAATCTCTATATACGGATGAAAATCAACTGAGTATGGAAGATATATCAGATATTTCTCTAGAGGATGCTATTTTAGGAGGCTCAAATATCTCTTCTGATCCAGAGAGCGAATGGCCAGAAAGTAAAGATTTACAAATAGTACAAGTTTACAGTCCCCCAGATAGTCGACCAGAAGTGGATCAACCATCGTtataa
- the Bmm gene encoding brummer isoform X1, with protein MNLSFAGCGFLGIYHVGVAVCFKKYAPHLLLDKISGASAGAIAACCLLCDLPLGEITSNVLRVAREARQRTLGPFSPSFNVQEILLESLQKFLPNDAHIRVSGKLHISLTRVYDGKNVIVSQFSSREDLLQALLASTFIPLFSGLLPPRFHGIRYMDGGFSDNLPTLDENTITVSPFCGESDICPRDISSQLFHVNVANTSIELSRQNIYRFARILFPPNPEILSSMCKQGFDDALRFLHRNNLLNCTRCLAVQSTFVVSETLDDNIEYDPECLECKMHRQEALVSKLPETVMTIFQDAIDSANKGLINWLFKHRSVKLLSLLSLPYTLPADVVYATFTNLIGNNIETHTLEYKVVGNILHTSPQMISCTKHITPSRFILNVPKLRRNLLELRTFFLNQLNILFPKINIYYQRVPQTIKCQLAITEYGANIYNMETVDETDHLYKNQKNLNLTLQYNEVQPWTDHSNKSKCVINMSDLSTVDDTFENILQVTSDQEAVMAYYYMDDNNKVQVTEIFDVTDSESHPMLSIEEVENNRKLQFDEWDESTWLSQQTLNDVITESLYTDENQLSMEDISDISLEDAILGGSNISSDPESEWPESKDLQIVQVYSPPDSRPEVDQPSL; from the exons ATGAATTTATCATTTGCTGGTTGTGGGTTCCTTGGTATTTACCACGTTGGTGTGGCAGTGTGCTTCAAGAAATACGCTCCACACTTACTCTTGGATAAGATTAGTGGTGCATCGGCTGGTGCTATCGCTGCCTGTTGCCTTCTTTGTGACTTACCCCTCG GAGAGATTACAAGTAATGTATTACGTGTTGCACGCGAAGCAAGACAGCGTACTCTTGGCCCATTTAGCCCATCTTTTAATGTACAAGAAATATTATTAGAAAGTTTGCAGAAG TTTCTTCCTAATGACGCTCACATTCGAGTGAGTGGTAAACTCCACATTTCCTTGACAAGAGTATATGATGGAAAAAATGTAATCGTTTCACAGTTCTCTTCTAGGGAAGACTTGTTACAG GCACTATTAGCAAGTACATTTATTCCACTCTTTTCTGGATTGTTACCACCACGATTTCACGGTATTAGATATATGGATGGTGGTTTTAGTGACAATCTTCCTACGCTTGATGAAAATACAATTACTGTTAGTCCCTTTTGTGGTGAAAGTGATATTTGTCCTAGGGATATTTCTTCTCAACTTTTTCAT gTCAATGTTGCAAATACTAGTATAGAACTTTCAAGACAGAACATATATAGGTTTGCAAGAATATTATTTCCACCTAATCCAGag ATTCTTTCAAGTATGTGCAAACAAGGATTTGATGATGCATTAAGATTTCTTCATCGTAATAATTTACTTAATTGTACTCGATGCCTCGCAGTGCAATCTACATTTGTTGTCTCAGAAACTCTTGATGATAACATAGAATATGACCCTGAATGTTTAGAATGTAAAATGCATAGACAG GAAGCATTGGTATCTAAGTTACCTGAGACAGTGATGACCATATTTCAAGATGCAATCGATTCTGCTAATAAAGGTCTTATTAATTGGTTATTTAAACATCGAAGTGTAAAACTACTTTCGCTTCTTAGTTTACCATACACATTGCCAGCAGATGTAGTGTATGCAACTTTTACAAA TTTGATTGGTAACAACATAGAAACTCATACCTTGGAATACAAAGTAGTTGGAAATATTCTTCATACATCTCCACAGATGATTTCTTGTACTAAACATATAACTCCTTCTCG GTTTATTTTAAATGTCCCtaaattacgaagaaatttgTTAGAGTTAAGAACATTTTTCTTGAATCAATTAAACATATTATTTCCcaaaatcaatatttattatcaacgagTACCACAAACTATTAAATGTCAATTAGCTATTACAGAATATGGAGCAA ATATTTATAATATGGAAACAGTAGATGAGACTGAccatttatataaaaatcaaaaaaatttaaatttaactttACAATACAATGAAGT ACAACCATGGACAGATCACAGCAATAAATCAAAATGTGTTATAAATATGTCTGATCTTTCAACTGTTGATgatacttttgaaaatattcttcaa GTAACTTCAGATCAAGAAGCTGTAATGGCATATTATTATATGGACGATAATAACAAAGTACaagtaacagaaatatttgatGTTACGGACTCAGAATCGCACCCAATGTTATCTATAGAAGAGGTTGAGAATaatagaaaattacaatttgatGAATGGGACGAATCCACATGGTTATCTCAGCAGACACTTAATGATG TTATTACTGAATCTCTATATACGGATGAAAATCAACTGAGTATGGAAGATATATCAGATATTTCTCTAGAGGATGCTATTTTAGGAGGCTCAAATATCTCTTCTGATCCAGAGAGCGAATGGCCAGAAAGTAAAGATTTACAAATAGTACAAGTTTACAGTCCCCCAGATAGTCGACCAGAAGTGGATCAACCATCGTtataa
- the Bmm gene encoding brummer isoform X3 has translation MNLSFAGCGFLGIYHVGVAVCFKKYAPHLLLDKISGASAGAIAACCLLCDLPLGEITSNVLRVAREARQRTLGPFSPSFNVQEILLESLQKFLPNDAHIRVSGKLHISLTRVYDGKNVIVSQFSSREDLLQVNVANTSIELSRQNIYRFARILFPPNPEILSSMCKQGFDDALRFLHRNNLLNCTRCLAVQSTFVVSETLDDNIEYDPECLECKMHRQEALVSKLPETVMTIFQDAIDSANKGLINWLFKHRSVKLLSLLSLPYTLPADVVYATFTNLIGNNIETHTLEYKVVGNILHTSPQMISCTKHITPSRFILNVPKLRRNLLELRTFFLNQLNILFPKINIYYQRVPQTIKCQLAITEYGANIYNMETVDETDHLYKNQKNLNLTLQYNEVQPWTDHSNKSKCVINMSDLSTVDDTFENILQVTSDQEAVMAYYYMDDNNKVQVTEIFDVTDSESHPMLSIEEVENNRKLQFDEWDESTWLSQQTLNDVITESLYTDENQLSMEDISDISLEDAILGGSNISSDPESEWPESKDLQIVQVYSPPDSRPEVDQPSL, from the exons ATGAATTTATCATTTGCTGGTTGTGGGTTCCTTGGTATTTACCACGTTGGTGTGGCAGTGTGCTTCAAGAAATACGCTCCACACTTACTCTTGGATAAGATTAGTGGTGCATCGGCTGGTGCTATCGCTGCCTGTTGCCTTCTTTGTGACTTACCCCTCG GAGAGATTACAAGTAATGTATTACGTGTTGCACGCGAAGCAAGACAGCGTACTCTTGGCCCATTTAGCCCATCTTTTAATGTACAAGAAATATTATTAGAAAGTTTGCAGAAG TTTCTTCCTAATGACGCTCACATTCGAGTGAGTGGTAAACTCCACATTTCCTTGACAAGAGTATATGATGGAAAAAATGTAATCGTTTCACAGTTCTCTTCTAGGGAAGACTTGTTACAG gTCAATGTTGCAAATACTAGTATAGAACTTTCAAGACAGAACATATATAGGTTTGCAAGAATATTATTTCCACCTAATCCAGag ATTCTTTCAAGTATGTGCAAACAAGGATTTGATGATGCATTAAGATTTCTTCATCGTAATAATTTACTTAATTGTACTCGATGCCTCGCAGTGCAATCTACATTTGTTGTCTCAGAAACTCTTGATGATAACATAGAATATGACCCTGAATGTTTAGAATGTAAAATGCATAGACAG GAAGCATTGGTATCTAAGTTACCTGAGACAGTGATGACCATATTTCAAGATGCAATCGATTCTGCTAATAAAGGTCTTATTAATTGGTTATTTAAACATCGAAGTGTAAAACTACTTTCGCTTCTTAGTTTACCATACACATTGCCAGCAGATGTAGTGTATGCAACTTTTACAAA TTTGATTGGTAACAACATAGAAACTCATACCTTGGAATACAAAGTAGTTGGAAATATTCTTCATACATCTCCACAGATGATTTCTTGTACTAAACATATAACTCCTTCTCG GTTTATTTTAAATGTCCCtaaattacgaagaaatttgTTAGAGTTAAGAACATTTTTCTTGAATCAATTAAACATATTATTTCCcaaaatcaatatttattatcaacgagTACCACAAACTATTAAATGTCAATTAGCTATTACAGAATATGGAGCAA ATATTTATAATATGGAAACAGTAGATGAGACTGAccatttatataaaaatcaaaaaaatttaaatttaactttACAATACAATGAAGT ACAACCATGGACAGATCACAGCAATAAATCAAAATGTGTTATAAATATGTCTGATCTTTCAACTGTTGATgatacttttgaaaatattcttcaa GTAACTTCAGATCAAGAAGCTGTAATGGCATATTATTATATGGACGATAATAACAAAGTACaagtaacagaaatatttgatGTTACGGACTCAGAATCGCACCCAATGTTATCTATAGAAGAGGTTGAGAATaatagaaaattacaatttgatGAATGGGACGAATCCACATGGTTATCTCAGCAGACACTTAATGATG TTATTACTGAATCTCTATATACGGATGAAAATCAACTGAGTATGGAAGATATATCAGATATTTCTCTAGAGGATGCTATTTTAGGAGGCTCAAATATCTCTTCTGATCCAGAGAGCGAATGGCCAGAAAGTAAAGATTTACAAATAGTACAAGTTTACAGTCCCCCAGATAGTCGACCAGAAGTGGATCAACCATCGTtataa
- the Ankle2 gene encoding ankyrin repeat and LEM domain-containing protein 2, with product MTETEQMSQTMYVSNETVFHAVYIPEENIDTSTESYAKENIRVYQDKAEALKVIKEFKTGRLKSFKKRSEAEEYAKTGFEKTNYINNTSISTTVPVVEEKSNNFKAPRSQDLVCFRKLIKDGNLYAVRTIVWVNPRYLIGSGDTPAILQEGCRYNALHIAVRADRPDMCELILNTVGNAEFIKLLYGDECKSYVDRAQIMLDLYLNTPDKGLNETPLHFAVKFGLKDVVRVLVSYPCCIKTLPNKYKQLPIDIICSRTCQYEELKKEIRLLLEDQYYVPVLRSDDNTLQPVIGEPFSPTSPLSLNTDPISPRMEVRAFAGPMTKSRAVEFRKKWKTPPRLRYTPVKRVTDDESNVIDSSIDNITLRLQDTEKGLERVGRNLAEEYQVSWREYWSFLNDFADFRTTEGLMKLEKYLERKFHDQLLSYSQNLSDNRINSNSEEKLESVDEIDYLCSKLQSCSLHSADDQDKNSIDELEFFTPPSSPKLIVDSSDDEMETAEEGLATFLEGSLPTKLDYAVYNAVPSIMSTVYPNIYRWQHDMQLVMKRDLSRTNNIRLIRRKLIMTS from the exons ATGACTGAAACCGAGCAAATGTCACAAACAATGTATGTGTCAAACGAAACTGTTTTTCATGCTGTATATATACCTGAAGAAAATATTGACACTTCAACAGAAAGCTATGCAAAAG aaaatattcgagtatatcAAGACAAAGCAGAGGCATTGAAAGTAATTAAGGAGTTTAAAACAGGTCGTCTAAAATCATTTAAAAAACGTTCAGAAGCTGAAGAATATGCTAAGACTGGTTTTGAGAAAACAAATTACATTAACAATACCTCAATATCTACAACAGTACCTGTAGTAGAagaaaaatcaaataattttaaagCTCCACGATCACAAGATCTTGTATGCTTTAGAAAGTTAATTAAGGATGGAAATTTATATGCTGTAAGAACTATAGTGTGGGTAAATCCTCGATATTTAATTGGTAGTGGAGATACCCCTGCAATTTTGCAA gAAGGGTGTCGATACAATGCATTGCATATTGCAGTCAGAGCAGACAGACCAGATATGTGTGAGTTAATATTAAACACTGTTGGAAATGCAGAATTTATAAAGTTACTTTATGGTGATGAATGCAAGAGTTATGTGGATCGTGCACAGATTATGTTAGacttatatttaaatacacctGATAAAGGACTGAATGAAACACCATTACACTTTGCAGTTAAATTTGGTTTAAAAGATGTAGTTCGAGTTCTTGTTTCATATCCATGTTGCATAAAAACATTACCAAACAAATATAAACAACTACCTATAGAT ATAATATGTAGCAGAACCTGTCaatacgaagaattaaaaaaagagaTACGTTTGTTACTTGAAGATCAGTATTATGTACCTGTATTAAGATCTGATGATAACACATTGCAACCTGTTATTGGAGAACCTTTCTCTCCGACTAGTCCATTG AGTTTAAACACAGATCCAATAAGTCCGCGTATGGAAGTACGTGCTTTTGCTGGACCAATGACAAAATCTCGGGCAGtagaatttagaaaaaagtGGAAAACACCTCCACGTCTTCGTTATACACCAGTTAAAAGAGTTACAGATGATGAATCTAATGTGATAGATAGTTCCATTGATAATATAACATTAAGATTACAAGATACAGAAAAGGGACTTGAAAGAGTTGGaag aaatttggCAGAAGAATATCAAGTATCATGGAGAGAATATTGGTCATTTTTGAACGATTTTGCAGATTTTCGTACTACAGAAGGTTTAatgaaactcgagaaatacttgGAACGTAAATTTCACGACCAGTTACTTTCTTACAGTCAG AATTTAAGTGATAACAGAATAAATTCAAATTCAGAAGAGAAATTAGAATCTGTTGATGAAATAGATTATTTATGTAGTAAGTTACAGTCATGTTCGTTACATAGTGCAGATGATCAAGATAAAAATAGTATAG atgaattagaattttttacacCACCGTCGTCGCCAAAATTAATAGTCGACAGTTCTGACGATGAAATGGAAACTGCAGAGGAAGGTCTTGCAACGTTTCTTGAGGG ATCCCTACCAACAAAGCTAGATTATGCTGTTTATAATGCAGTACCATCAATTATGTCTACTGTATATCCAAATATTTATCGTTGGCAACATGACATGCAGCTTGTTATGAAACGTGATTTATCtag aACTAACAATATAAGGCTAATCAGAAGAAAATTGATTATGACTTCCTAA
- the Clc gene encoding clathrin light chain isoform X1 → MDAFGDNFVIEPEVDPVAEFVAREQDQLAGLEDEIPPVSMSTPTTGPNTDVGPGGDAEGSFEIIDAVGQSNETQTPPATEITAKPPPVKEEPEKIRKWREEQKARLEEKDAEEEKKKEEWREAARKELEEWYKHHAEAISKTKTTNRESAKNAEKQFVAEADEVEPGTEWERISKLCDFNPKSSRTSKDVSRMRSIILQLKQTPPAPVSL, encoded by the exons ATGGATGCATTTGGTGACAATTTTGTCATTGAACCAGAAGTAGATCCTGTAGCAGAATTTGTAGCAAGAGAACAAGACCAATTAGCAGGGCTAGAAGATGAAATCCCACCAGTTTCTATGTCTACTCCTACAACAGGACCTAATACAGATG TTGGCCCGGGTGGTGATGCTGAAGGTAGTTTCGAAATAATAGATGCGGTTGGACAATCTAATGAAACACAAACACCACCAGCAACAG aaattacaGCTAAGCCTCCACCTGTAAAAGAAGAACctgaaaaaatacgaaaatggAGAGAAGAACAAAAAGCTCGACTAGAAGAAAAAG AtgcagaagaagaaaaaaagaaagaagaatggCGGGAGGCTGCAAGAAAAGAATTAGAAGAATGGTATAAACATCATGCAGAAGCTATTAGtaaaacaaaaactacaaacag GGAATCAGCCAA gAACGCAGAAAAACAATTCGTTGCAGAAGCTGATGAGGTGGAGCCAGGAACTGAATGGGAACGTATTTCGAAGCTTTGCGATTTTAATCCTAAATCATCGCGCACATCTAAAGATGTTTCTCGGATGCGTTCAATCATTTTACAACTGAAACAAACTCCACCAGCCCCAGTCAGTCTTTGA
- the Clc gene encoding clathrin light chain isoform X2, producing the protein MDAFGDNFVIEPEVDPVAEFVAREQDQLAGLEDEIPPVSMSTPTTGPNTDVGPGGDAEGSFEIIDAVGQSNETQTPPATEITAKPPPVKEEPEKIRKWREEQKARLEEKDAEEEKKKEEWREAARKELEEWYKHHAEAISKTKTTNRNAEKQFVAEADEVEPGTEWERISKLCDFNPKSSRTSKDVSRMRSIILQLKQTPPAPVSL; encoded by the exons ATGGATGCATTTGGTGACAATTTTGTCATTGAACCAGAAGTAGATCCTGTAGCAGAATTTGTAGCAAGAGAACAAGACCAATTAGCAGGGCTAGAAGATGAAATCCCACCAGTTTCTATGTCTACTCCTACAACAGGACCTAATACAGATG TTGGCCCGGGTGGTGATGCTGAAGGTAGTTTCGAAATAATAGATGCGGTTGGACAATCTAATGAAACACAAACACCACCAGCAACAG aaattacaGCTAAGCCTCCACCTGTAAAAGAAGAACctgaaaaaatacgaaaatggAGAGAAGAACAAAAAGCTCGACTAGAAGAAAAAG AtgcagaagaagaaaaaaagaaagaagaatggCGGGAGGCTGCAAGAAAAGAATTAGAAGAATGGTATAAACATCATGCAGAAGCTATTAGtaaaacaaaaactacaaacag gAACGCAGAAAAACAATTCGTTGCAGAAGCTGATGAGGTGGAGCCAGGAACTGAATGGGAACGTATTTCGAAGCTTTGCGATTTTAATCCTAAATCATCGCGCACATCTAAAGATGTTTCTCGGATGCGTTCAATCATTTTACAACTGAAACAAACTCCACCAGCCCCAGTCAGTCTTTGA